A single genomic interval of Mangifera indica cultivar Alphonso chromosome 5, CATAS_Mindica_2.1, whole genome shotgun sequence harbors:
- the LOC123216963 gene encoding uncharacterized protein LOC123216963 isoform X2, producing MEDKHSSEPIPEGWEFVTKLKKNGSQVSNFDFRKKKKSGQSSEPAPNHIEECLDSEKESDTEKSLESGKDNDSDTEKSMDSEKASNIKRSLDSEKDTDPGKSEFPENDLIETISAYQLDSLPSIFEFMAYMEPMQISSEQAPMVEIPNFVPDTFPSDSGLNAGLESMQISSVQAPIVEIPTFVPHTFRSTSGLNAGLEPMQTSSEQDPVKSSLIAGKISGAIPCNRNHPPLQNHLPSLQAPVLQIACSHPHPRTEAALLPRNSRIMEYSHPHPNPQKPEVLHWGPRII from the exons ATGGAAGATAAACATTCATCAGAGCCGATTCCTGAGGGTTGGGAGTTTGTGACCAAATTGAAGAAAAACGGATCTCAAGTTTCG AACTTTGATttcaggaagaagaagaaatctgGTCAGAGCTCGGAGCCAGCTCCCAATCATA TTGAGGAATGCTTGGACTCAGAGAAAGAGAGTGACACTGAGAAAAGTTTGGAATCAGGGAAAGACAATGATAGTGATACTGAGAAAAGCATGGACTCAGAGAAAGCCAGTAATATTAAGAGAAGCTTAGACTCAGAGAAAGACACTGATCCTGGAAAGTCAGAGTTTCCAGAGAATGACCTAATTGAGACTATCTCAGCTTACCAACTGGATTCCTTGCCTtccatttttgaatttatggccTACATGGAACCCATGCAAATTAGCAGTGAGCAAGCTCCTATGGTGGAAATTCCCAATTTTGTGCCAGATACCTTTCCCTCCGATTCTGGATTAAATGCAGGCCTGGAATCCATGCAAATTAGCAGTGTGCAAGCTCCTATAGTGGAAATTCCCACTTTTGTACCACATACCTTTCGCTCCACTTCTGGATTAAATGCAGGCCTGGAACCCATGCAAACTAGCAGTGAGCAAGATCCTGTCAAATCATCCCTCATCGCAGGCAAAATATCAGGAGCAATTCCTTGTAATAGAAATCATCCCCCATTGCAGAATCATCTGCCATCACTGCAAGCTCCTGTGCTGCAAATTGCCTGTTCTCATCCCCATCCCAGAACTGAGGCTGCACTACTGCCAAGGAACTCTAGGATCATGGAGTACTCACATCCACACCCAAACCCACAGAAACCTGAGGTTCTGCACTGGGGACCAAggataatataa
- the LOC123216963 gene encoding uncharacterized protein LOC123216963 isoform X1, protein MEDKHSSEPIPEGWEFVTKLKKNGSQVSYYTCRKTGQRFYTYQDMMRYVKYAKEAGLPIYLPNFDFRKKKKSGQSSEPAPNHIEECLDSEKESDTEKSLESGKDNDSDTEKSMDSEKASNIKRSLDSEKDTDPGKSEFPENDLIETISAYQLDSLPSIFEFMAYMEPMQISSEQAPMVEIPNFVPDTFPSDSGLNAGLESMQISSVQAPIVEIPTFVPHTFRSTSGLNAGLEPMQTSSEQDPVKSSLIAGKISGAIPCNRNHPPLQNHLPSLQAPVLQIACSHPHPRTEAALLPRNSRIMEYSHPHPNPQKPEVLHWGPRII, encoded by the exons ATGGAAGATAAACATTCATCAGAGCCGATTCCTGAGGGTTGGGAGTTTGTGACCAAATTGAAGAAAAACGGATCTCAAGTTTCG TACTACACCTGCCGTAAAACTGGACAGCGGTTTTATACTTATCAAGATATGATGCGCTATGTCAAGTATGCCAAAGAAGCTGGGCTTCCTATCTATTTACCA AACTTTGATttcaggaagaagaagaaatctgGTCAGAGCTCGGAGCCAGCTCCCAATCATA TTGAGGAATGCTTGGACTCAGAGAAAGAGAGTGACACTGAGAAAAGTTTGGAATCAGGGAAAGACAATGATAGTGATACTGAGAAAAGCATGGACTCAGAGAAAGCCAGTAATATTAAGAGAAGCTTAGACTCAGAGAAAGACACTGATCCTGGAAAGTCAGAGTTTCCAGAGAATGACCTAATTGAGACTATCTCAGCTTACCAACTGGATTCCTTGCCTtccatttttgaatttatggccTACATGGAACCCATGCAAATTAGCAGTGAGCAAGCTCCTATGGTGGAAATTCCCAATTTTGTGCCAGATACCTTTCCCTCCGATTCTGGATTAAATGCAGGCCTGGAATCCATGCAAATTAGCAGTGTGCAAGCTCCTATAGTGGAAATTCCCACTTTTGTACCACATACCTTTCGCTCCACTTCTGGATTAAATGCAGGCCTGGAACCCATGCAAACTAGCAGTGAGCAAGATCCTGTCAAATCATCCCTCATCGCAGGCAAAATATCAGGAGCAATTCCTTGTAATAGAAATCATCCCCCATTGCAGAATCATCTGCCATCACTGCAAGCTCCTGTGCTGCAAATTGCCTGTTCTCATCCCCATCCCAGAACTGAGGCTGCACTACTGCCAAGGAACTCTAGGATCATGGAGTACTCACATCCACACCCAAACCCACAGAAACCTGAGGTTCTGCACTGGGGACCAAggataatataa